The following is a genomic window from Longimicrobium sp..
TCGTCGTTGCGGAGTAACATGACCGTGACCCGTTCAAGGAGCGCAGAATGAGCACAGTCTCGCTGGATGAGGCGCTGATCCGCTTCGCCGAGTTGATGACGGAAGCGGCGGACGGTGAGGACGTGGTGATTGCGGCCCAGGATGGCACTGCAGTGCGGCTGGTACCAGTGCAAACCAAAGGCATCCCGCGGTTCGGGAGCGCGAAGGGGATGTTCACCATGGCCGACGATTTCGACGCACCACTCGAGGACTTCGAACCGTACGAGCGGTGAAGCTGCTGATCGATACGCACGCGGCGCTCTGGTTCCTCGGCGGCGATCCGCGGCTTTCGATTGCCGCTCGATCCGCTATTGAGGATTTCGGCAACGAACGGCTATTCAGCA
Proteins encoded in this region:
- a CDS encoding type II toxin-antitoxin system Phd/YefM family antitoxin, with amino-acid sequence MSTVSLDEALIRFAELMTEAADGEDVVIAAQDGTAVRLVPVQTKGIPRFGSAKGMFTMADDFDAPLEDFEPYER